The DNA sequence GTTTCCGACCTGTTAACTCATTGAAGTCAGTTACAACTCTAGTTCGAGTGCCAGGTGTGTAAGGACGAAATGTACGAATAGCCATTGTTTAAAACCTCATGCCTCTGGGAATAATTGAATTGTGTTCCCCTCAGCCAACCTCACAATTGCCTTCTTGACTTGGGATCGTTTCCCAGCGAACCGGCCCACTCTTCGAGTTCTTCTTGGTGGATTCATAGTACTAATACCAATGACCTTGACATCAAACATCTTTTCAATGGCAGCTTTTATGTCTGGTTTAGCAGCCCTAGGGTCTACTTCAAAAGTGTACTGATTTAAATCCAATCCACGAGTAGCCTTCTCTGTAATCAAAGGACGACGAATTACGTCAGCCAAACGTTCCTTAAACATCTTAGTCATCTCCATATACCTCCTTAATGGTGGACAAAGCCTTTTCGCCAATGACCAATGAATTTGCATTCAGCAAGTCAAAAACATTTAATTGATCAGCACCTATGACTTTGACTCTTTCGATGTTGCGAACTGAGCGAATAATAATCTCAGATGGTTGAGCAAGAATAATTAATACTTTGGCATCATCAGCTATCCCAAAACGAGATAGGGCTTCAACGATTTCACGAGTTTTAGGAACTTTAAGGGCAGTGCCAAAATCCTGAACAATCATCAAATCATTAATTCTTGCCATCAGAGCAGTTCGCAAAGCTAGACGCCTCTCTTTTCGATTCATACCTAGGCTAAAACTACGTGGCTTTGGACCAAAAATGATGCCTCCTCCTGGACGCAGAGGAGTTCTAATTGATCCTTGCCTAGCTCGACCAGTCCCCTTTTGCTTATAAGGTTTACGTCCACCACCTCTAACCTCTGATCTGGTAAGAGTACTTGCAGTACCCTGCCTTGAATGAGCTTGTTGGCGCACAACCGCTCTATGGATTAAATCAACCGCAGTAGTTTCTTTTGCCACTTTTAAATCAAGAGTGGCTTTGCCTGCCTCCTGACCTTGCCAATCAAGCACAACACAATTAGCCATTATTTCTTACCTCCAGTGAGATTCTGAGAACCAACACGTTGAGCAGGTCGAATATTCAGGAGTGATCCTGGTTTGCCAGGTACCGATCCTTTCACAACAAGAAGATTTCGATCACTATCTATCTTCATAATTGTCAGGCCTCTAGTTGTAATTTTCTTACCTCCATATCTACCGGCCATTCTCTTGCCAGGATAAATACGTCCTGGTGTCGTACCAGCTCCAGTTGATCCAGGTTGACGGTGATTTTTTGAACCATGACTCATTGGTCCGCGGCTAAAACTATGTCTTTTCTGATAACCAGCAAATCCTCGCCCCATTGAATTACCGCTAACATCTACCTTCTGACCAGCCTCGAAATTACCCACTGTGATTTTGGCTCCTAACTCATAAACACCCAAATCATCTACTCGATACTCATGCAAGTGTCGAAGAAAACCTTCCCCAGACTTTGATAAATGACCCTTAAAAGGTTTATTTACCAGCTTCTCCCGAGTAAAGCCATAGCCAATCTGTACAGCGGAATAACCATCCGTAGCTAAGCTCTTTAATTGAGTAATACGACAAGGCCCGGCCTCAATCAACGTGACTGGAACCGACCTACCCTTGTCATCAAAAAACTGGGACATTCCCAATTTCTTACCTAGGATGCCAATAGACATAATGAAGCAATAACGCCAGCTGGATAAATACTCAAGCCCCAAAAAAAGGCACTTTGAGTAATTGGCTGATTTGAATGACTCGTTTAAAACCGAAAACAAACTAACTGTTAGTTCGGCTGTAACTAGCAAAAATCAGCTGGCTGAGACTTGGTCGAAATTTAGTTCGATCAGTTTCTCGACAGAGTTGGATTACAAAAACCCTAATCTGTCCAAGCCAATTGATCCGATGCAATCATCGAATCTGCTGGTTTTCCTGGAGGCCCGGCTAGCGTACGGGCACAGAAAATCACAGCAATTTTATAGAATACACCACAATGGGTTCTAGAAATCCACCAATTTCTCTGTCCAACTCTCTTTAGACTGAATTTACTTCAAAAGAAATGCCTCTATTGCTATCTGGGAAGGAATTTCGTGATGATCTTGAATCTGCTTGCTGTCTTGCCATTCAGACCCCACTAGAAGGTGGAGCAGAAACAAGATTGCTACGACGCTTAAAAGCTGCTGGATATAGGACACAAATCACCTCCGTAAGAGGTTTTGGCGACCCAGAGGTTTTTCTACTAAAGCTTCATGGCATTAGGCCTCCTCATTTAGGCCATCAAAATATTGGTCGCAATGGAGCACTGGGTGAAGTCCAAGAAGTAATTCCTCAACTTCATGAATTACTCTCCGAGGAACAACCCTTGGCACTATGGTTACTAGAAGGTCAAGTGCTATCGCGTTCAGAATTACTTGCCTTATGCGATCTATCCGAGAAAGACCCCCAATTAAAAATAGTTGTAGAAATGGGAGGGGAAAGGAAACTGAAATGGCAATCAATGCGCAAATTTTTAGAGCAATAAGCAATCAATCCTCCAATAAAAAAGCTGGTCCTAATGAAATGAACTATCTGAATCCAAAATGTGCAATTATTTTGTATAAGTTGGGAAGAGCTTTTTAAAAAGCTCATTTCCCTCAATGGGGCGTCGCCAAGTGGTAAGGCAGCGGGTTTTGGTCTCGCCATTCCTAGGTTCGAATCCTAGCGCCCCAGTTCCAAGAAAGGTTTAGTGACAAGCCAGCACATTTTAATTTTTGACTTTGATGGTGTCATTATCGACGGCATTTGGGAATATTGGATTAGCTCTACAAAAGCCTATTGGAAAATTATTGGTAAAGAAAATCATTTAGATCCATTTAATAGCAATATACCTAAGGATTTCCGGATACTTCGACCTTGGGTCAAAAGTGGTTGGGAGATGGTACTTCTCACAGCAGAGCTTCTCCAAGCAGATAGTTTTTTGAAAGCTTCAGGTGCATCAATATTCTCCAAGCATTATGAACGCAATTGCCTTGAAGCACTAAATAAATGGGGTTGGAGCCCAGAACAATTACAAGCAGCACTCGACGATGTTCGACGAGAAGCTATAAGAAAAGATCGCAAAAGGTGGTTAACAAGTCATCAAGCATTCCCATTAGTAGCTGAACGTATTAAACAATTCAAAAATGAATCAATTGAATTTGGTGTTTTAACAACCAAAAGTGCCGAATTCACTCTAGAACTTCTAGATCATCTAAATCTTCATCCCAAACTTCTCTATGGCCATGAAGCAGGGGACAAGGCAAGTATGCTGCTGAAAATCTCCAAGGAAACTCCTATTGCAGGATTTATCGAGGATCGTCGAAAAACCCTTGAAACCGTTCTAAATACTCCTGGTCTTAAATCAATTCCATGTTATTTAGCAAATTGGGGGTATCTCAAACCTTTAGACAACAAGAATCTTCCTTCAGGAATTCAGCTATTGGAAAAAAGAAAATTTTTATCCCCCTTGGCGAACTGGTCTTAACTCGTTAGGGTACGTCTGTACTAATAAGGCAAATAAAAAAATGTGGCACGGGTTTTTTAAAAATCCAAGCTTACAAACTGTCTTCTCTGTCCTCAAGCAATCACAATGTCAACTGAAGTTAATGCAAATCAATCCCCAAATGCAGAATCTCGGCAAGAGGCTGCACGATCGGGAGAAAGAGACAAAGCTCTCAATCTTGTACTAGGGCAAATAGAGCGAAACTTTGGGAAAGGCTCAATCATGAGACTGGGCGATGCCTCGAGAATGCGTGTAGAGACAATTTCTACTGGCGCACTTACCCTTGATCTAGCGCTTGGTGGTGGCTATCCCAAAGGAAGAGTAGTCGAAGTATATGGGCCTGAAAGTTCAGGAAAAACAACTCTGACATTGCACGCCATAGCAGAAGTCCAAAGGCGTGGTGGAGTAGCGGCATTTGTCGATGCCGAGCATGCGTTAGACCCTGTTTACGCAGCTTCTTTAGGAGTTGACGTGGAGAATCTCCTAGTGTCTCAACCTGACACTGGCGAAATGGCACTAGAAATTGTTGATCAATTAATCAGATCCGCAGCTGTTGAGCTTGTTGTTGTCGACTCTGTAGCAGCACTGACTCCTAGAGCCGAAATTGAAGGTGAAATGGGAGACCATGTAATAGGAAGTCAAGCCAGGTTAATGAGTCAAGCAATGCGAAAAATTACTGGAAATATTGGCAAGTCTGGCTGTACAGTTATTTTTCTAAATCAGTTGCGTCTCAAAATAGGAGTTACCTACGGGAACCCTGAGACCACTACTGGAGGCAATGCGCTGAAATTCTATGCCTCCGTTAGACTCGATATCCGTCGAATTCAAACTCTAAAGCGAGGAACAGATGAGTATGGCATACGAGCCAAAGTCAAAGTAGCAAAAAATAAAGTTGCTCCTCCTTTTCGTATCGCGGAATTTGATATCTTATTTGGCAAAGGCATCAGTACCATAGGATGTCTACTAGATTTAGCCGAAGAAACAAATATCGTCGCACGAAAAGGCGCTTGGTATAGTTATGAGGGTGACAATATAGGACAAGGACGGGATAACACTATTACCTGGCTTGAACAAAACACGGAAGCTAAAGAGAAAATTGAGAAACTAGTTAGGCAAAAGCTTACCGAAGGGTCCGAAGTAAGTTCTAATTCAATGCGTCCTCTTACAACAGCCAATCGCAAAGCAGCTTAAAGGTCACAAACAAATCACCTTATGCTGACTACAAGAAAGTGATGTCGCATCATTATGAGCGCAAGTCAGCAGGGACCCACCACCCAGCCGCAGGACCAACAATACGCACAATTAACCATATGAATATCAAAGCGCCGATACCAATCCAACCTCCACGAATTGTTAGGTTGATAAATTGATTTCTTTGCTGATCAGTAACAGGCAGCCACTTCAAAATCCTCTGAGATTCGTTTTTGTTTTGACCTCCTTTATTTCGGGGTGGTAAACCCTGCGAAGTTCTACGACGTGCTTCTCCCATAAATCCTCTTTACTTTCATTAAGGATGATATGACACTAGTCAGGCAATAGACGTTCTAGCGGGGTCCATGGCTCAAGAGATTGAAGTACTCTTTCACCCCAGCTTCTTGAGCGAAGTCGACCATCCAGAATTGCTATACGACCATGATGCTTTCTAACTGGCCAAATCAAGCGTGGGAGCAAATTGAGCAACTCAGGTAACAACAAGTCTCTAAACCAATCCTGGCCTTGACGCTTGTATGCATCAACTCTTGCAGCTGTCAATGGAAGTTCCAAACTTGGAAATGGCAAGATGCCCAAAATTAACTGCTCAGGTATGGGAAGTTGGTCTTGAAAATTCATCCACCAAAAAGACTGGCAACAAATGACTCCATTGGTCTCTGGTGAAGTTGATTCCAAAATAACTCGCTTGCCAAATTCTGCTGCAAGCTCACTAGTTAATTGCCTTAACAACTGATAATCATCCAGTAAAATAATCGTTATTCCCTTACGTCCAAGAATTAAACGACGACATTGATCAAGCAAGTGTTCAGCGAAATATTCTGTATTAGGTAATGGTTGTCTACGAGGCGCAAACAACTGAATTGGCTCTTGATGCTGACAAAATTCGTCACCTAGTTTCACCTTGACATCAAATGAACCCACAAATGGTTCAAGTTGCTTTAAGAAGAAATCATTCTGCTTAGTGAGACTAAGCAGAACCAGAGAATTTCTCTCAAAAACAATATGCAAATCTTTCAAAGGCTCTAGTGGTTTTAAATTCCAACACCAATCAAGCAATTTATGGTCCAGTTCTGCCCAGCTTGCCCAACCATGCCTAATAGCTGCTACCACTTCTGGCCATGGAGACGGAGCATGACCAAGTACAGCCACAAGATCCATTAAAACAACAGTCTCACTAAAATCCATCCGCACAGTTCCATCAACACAAGTAGCGTGAGCAAAGAGCTTTCTAGTTAAACGTTCATGCAATTTAATTAGTGCAGAGGCTGCAGAAGGATGGGCTCTCCTTAGAGAATCCCAATGATTTGCACATACTTTGATAGACATACAATCTCTTAAACGACTACTGAGTAGCTCTGCTTCTGGAATAATGAGTTGTTTTGAGTGTAGGTGACCTTCACAAAATGCCTTGAAGAATTCCAGATGATCTAATAGCCAGAGTTGATTCCCAGTTGGGGGCATCGGGCCTTCCCATGATGACAAATGTAAACCTTCTAACTTCAATCGAGGAAGCTCAAAGCTTAAAAGTCGTTGACGTTGACTAGTGGTTAGCACTAAAACCACTTCACTACTGTGCAAGCACAGAGGCACTAAAACCCCTGGCCAAGACTGTTTCATATCACTAGTTTCCAATTGAATAAAAGATCTATCCTTTCTCCTTAAACTTCTACTAATAAGTCTACTTAGCGTTAAATTATGTGGCCAAGCAAACGAGTTCTTCTTCAGCAGATTTTTTAAATAATTGTGGGCATAAGCTTCCAACATATCAAAAGCCTACTCATCAAAAACTTTTACGTATATATTGATCAAAGGATCAATATGTAGAGAAACAACTCTTACCAAAGTTAATGGAGTCAGAATCTGCAAGATTAAATCAAATAGGCATAGTTGGACTTGGCCTAATTGGTGGCTCGCTAGGCTTAGATTTGCAAAGTCTTGGATACAAAGTTTGTGGTCTTGTAAATCGACATGAAACATTAGAAAGAGCAAAAGAACGAGGTCTGGCTCAATTAATTGATACAGACCCCGAAATACTTTCCAATTGCTCAATGGTGATATTAGCTTTGCCATTATCTCAGATAATTACACCGTCCCAAGCATTAATTAGTTGTTTAAATCCTAATAGCGTAGTCACTGATGTTGGGTCAGTCAAAACACCTGTTCTCAACTCATGGGAAAAACTTCATCCCAGATTTGTTGCAAGTCATCCTATGGCAGGCACTAGTGAAGCTGGCGTTGAAGCAGGTCAAAAAGGATTATTCAAGGATCGGCCTTGGATAGCTACTCCTACAGAAAAGACTGATCTAGAGGCTCTAGAGGAAGTACGTAAAGTAGCAGTCTCCCTTGGTAGTAAATGGATTACAGCAGATGCAAATCGGCATGATCAGGCCGTTGCTCTGATTTCTCATTTACCATTATTAATAAGCGCTACCCTACTAACAACTGCTGGCGAGGGGAAAAAGGACAAGTCGGATATAGAGCTTGCAAAATTGCTCTCATCTAGCGGTTTTACGGATACAACAAGAGTTGGTGGAGGAAACCCTAAATTAGGGGTAGATATAACGTCTCATAACAGTCGGCAAATCTTAGATGTTCTAAATTCTTACCAATCATCCCTAAAGAAGCTAGAAGGAATTATTCGACTAGAGCAATGGGAAAAGCTACAAGAGAAACTAGAGAATGCGAAAGCTATTAGACGTGATTTCTTGGACTAAACTTAATGCTATTTGGGTAATCTGAAAGGGTGCCCCTTGGTAGCCATTAGCTGTCGGCAGGCCATTAATGCAGATTGCGAAACTCCAGCAGTGCCTTCCCCCGGATAAATTGAATCTCCACAGAGCCATAAACCCTTCACAGGAGATCTACTAGATAATCCAAACGGGCCAAAAGTAGTTGGCCTCTGTCCCAATCCACCTACAATTCCTTGTGGCCGGCCTGTCCATTTTGCAAAACTTCTTGGAGTTGCCAATTCTTTATGTAACCAATCATCAGGATGAATATTAAAAACTGATTTGATGGCTTTTAAAATTTTCTGCAAAAACACTTGTTTTTCTTTTCGGTAAATCTGATCATCCAAAGATGCCCAGAAATCTACAGAAGTAAAAGCACTTGCAATGATAGTTGCCTCACCTAGAGGTGCACGACCATCTCCTTCACAACTAATCGAAAGGAATAATGAGCCAAGATCTTCTACAAAGAATTGATAATGGTTTGAATGAATTTCTTGAAGGTACTGACGCGAAATCGCTCCATAAAAAACTATCGCGCCATTAGGTTGAGGTAATTTAGCTATGCGGTCCCGATAGTTAGTAGGTAAAGATGAATTGCCTGATGTTAACCCCAAAAGACATTGAGGAGGAAGAGTGAATACTAAGTCAGAAGCAACCAGTTGGGATGTAGAACCATTACCATCGACAACATCTACAATCCAAGAATCTGTCGTACTAATTGTCTCTATCGCAGTAACTTTATGCCTCAGAAGTAATTTACCTCCATCACGAAGCAAGCAAGATTCCAATGCATCACTCAAACTCTTCATAGAACCCTGCAAATGCCATAAGCCACGTGGTGCCTGTGCCATCTGAAGCACAGTGGCGCCATAAAGTGCAGCTGTTTGATCTGCTTTTTCTTGAGAATAAAGTTGAAGTTGTAAATCAAGAAATTTCTGGAGCCGTTGATCTTGAGGGCAAGAACAGAGCCAAAGAAGATCAGAAACTGATGACCTACTTAATAAGCCAAACAAAAAGGTTAAAGGCTCAACTGAACTGATGAACTGCTTAAAATCCCAAAAGTCTGAAACTGGTAATACTGTGTCTTTTTCTGCAAAAGACCAATTGCTTTGGTGAATCAAACTGCAAAGAGACCAAAAACGCTTACTACCTGGAAATTGTTGATTTCGTTCTATCTCCCATCGCACAGGATCATGCCAGATTTTTATTGGCCGAGAGCCGTCTCTAAGGTCTACTTCACAACCTGGATCGAGAATTGACCCCAAAGGTTGAGGCCAATCAAGATATCTAAATAGCCGTTCATGAATACCTCCTTTCTCTAATCCTGCAATTTGAGTTGCACCTACATCAAAAACGTAATTTCCTCTTTTAAACGTCCCTGCACACCCTCCTGTCTGATAATGGGATTCTAAAAGAATTACATTAAATCCTTCATGAGCCAATAAAGCAGATGCAGTTAACCCTGCGATTCCGCCTCCAACAACAATTACTTGCTCATTAGTCATAGCCTGATATTTACATCCCAAATCATCAAACTACATGGAAAGCTATCTTCTAGAACAAATTATTGGGTCAAAAGGTCCATTAGCAGGAGCAAAAATAAAAAGTATCACTGCTGTCAATGGAGGCTCTATTCATAATGCTTGGAGGCTCAATTTAAATGATAACGAAAAGATTTTTGCCAAAACAACTTCTATAGAGAATTTTGAGATGCTCCAATTTGAGGAAATAGGTCTGAATACTCTAAGTAAATATGCAGACAAATCCTTAATTTCACTCCCAGTTCCAATATGTCTTCAAAAACTCGAGACTCATTCAATCTTAATAATGCCTTGGGTAAACTTTTCAAATGGAAATAAAGTCAATCTAGGCAAAGGGTTGGCTTTAGTTCATAAAACAACATCAGAAAGTTCCGTTGGTACCTTTGGCTGGGAAACCAATGGTTTTATTGGCTTAGGTCCGCAAACTGGAGGATGGGAGACAAACTGGGGGGAATGTTTTACTAGTTTGCGTCTAATTCCTCAAATAAAAATTGCTGAAAAATGGGGTTTAAAGCTTATTGAACTTACAAAACTGCTAACAAAGATAAAGTCATTCCTGAATCGCCACAACCCATCTCCATCACTAGTCCATGGTGATTTATGGCAAGGGAATGCTGGGATCGACGAGTCGGGTCTAGGAGTTATTTTTGACCCTGCGATATGGTGGGCTGATAGAGAAGTTGATATTGCAATGACAAAGATGTTTGGTGGATTTTCAAAAGAGTTCTATCTAGGCTATGAAGAAGTATGGCCCCTACCTAAATTATGGATGCAAAGAGTAGATATTTATAATCTTTACCATCTACTTAATCATGCAAATATCTTCGGAGGTATATATCCAAATCAGTGTATTGAAAGTATTAAGAAATTAAATTTAGTTTTAAAAGATTAATCAATTAACTTTGGAAAGTAAATTGACTACCCTAAATATTCCTTCCGAAGGTCTTGCACCTTATCTACCACTGCGGTACGTTTTTCACTTGTAGTTAGGTTTTGCCAACCCCATTGACCAACCACCACAACCCCCAAAAGCTCTAGTAAGCCTGGCAAAATTGGGAAGAAGTTAATTGTGTCAATTACTACTTTAATAATGATCTGAGCGACTATAACTACAGCGATAATCCCTGCAGCTTTGCCGTACTTACCCATTTGTGACCAATCAACTTTTCCAAGAATTTCATTGGCCTTACCCATAGCATCACTAGCTCGTTCAGAGATACTCGGACCTGGAGGTGATGTGTCAGGAGAGGTGGTGGTTGATGTTGATGTTGAGTCTTGATTGGACTCCGGAGTGAAATCACTCATTTAGACAAGCCTTCATTGAAAGCAATTTGAGCAAACTTTAACTAAAGAATCTTTTTATTGCCAACATCAAAATAGAGATAATTCCGAACCCTGATAGAGAAAACTCCGAACAACCCAAAAATCAGATGAATTTGCCAACTGTTATTAAATTCCATGGCCATTCCAAAGAAGTTCT is a window from the Prochlorococcus marinus str. MIT 9211 genome containing:
- a CDS encoding 50S ribosomal protein L23, which produces MTKMFKERLADVIRRPLITEKATRGLDLNQYTFEVDPRAAKPDIKAAIEKMFDVKVIGISTMNPPRRTRRVGRFAGKRSQVKKAIVRLAEGNTIQLFPEA
- the rplD gene encoding 50S ribosomal protein L4 — translated: MANCVVLDWQGQEAGKATLDLKVAKETTAVDLIHRAVVRQQAHSRQGTASTLTRSEVRGGGRKPYKQKGTGRARQGSIRTPLRPGGGIIFGPKPRSFSLGMNRKERRLALRTALMARINDLMIVQDFGTALKVPKTREIVEALSRFGIADDAKVLIILAQPSEIIIRSVRNIERVKVIGADQLNVFDLLNANSLVIGEKALSTIKEVYGDD
- the rplC gene encoding 50S ribosomal protein L3 — encoded protein: MSIGILGKKLGMSQFFDDKGRSVPVTLIEAGPCRITQLKSLATDGYSAVQIGYGFTREKLVNKPFKGHLSKSGEGFLRHLHEYRVDDLGVYELGAKITVGNFEAGQKVDVSGNSMGRGFAGYQKRHSFSRGPMSHGSKNHRQPGSTGAGTTPGRIYPGKRMAGRYGGKKITTRGLTIMKIDSDRNLLVVKGSVPGKPGSLLNIRPAQRVGSQNLTGGKK
- the ndhN gene encoding NAD(P)H-quinone oxidoreductase subunit N; translation: MPLLLSGKEFRDDLESACCLAIQTPLEGGAETRLLRRLKAAGYRTQITSVRGFGDPEVFLLKLHGIRPPHLGHQNIGRNGALGEVQEVIPQLHELLSEEQPLALWLLEGQVLSRSELLALCDLSEKDPQLKIVVEMGGERKLKWQSMRKFLEQ
- a CDS encoding HAD family hydrolase — translated: MTSQHILIFDFDGVIIDGIWEYWISSTKAYWKIIGKENHLDPFNSNIPKDFRILRPWVKSGWEMVLLTAELLQADSFLKASGASIFSKHYERNCLEALNKWGWSPEQLQAALDDVRREAIRKDRKRWLTSHQAFPLVAERIKQFKNESIEFGVLTTKSAEFTLELLDHLNLHPKLLYGHEAGDKASMLLKISKETPIAGFIEDRRKTLETVLNTPGLKSIPCYLANWGYLKPLDNKNLPSGIQLLEKRKFLSPLANWS
- the recA gene encoding recombinase RecA → MSTEVNANQSPNAESRQEAARSGERDKALNLVLGQIERNFGKGSIMRLGDASRMRVETISTGALTLDLALGGGYPKGRVVEVYGPESSGKTTLTLHAIAEVQRRGGVAAFVDAEHALDPVYAASLGVDVENLLVSQPDTGEMALEIVDQLIRSAAVELVVVDSVAALTPRAEIEGEMGDHVIGSQARLMSQAMRKITGNIGKSGCTVIFLNQLRLKIGVTYGNPETTTGGNALKFYASVRLDIRRIQTLKRGTDEYGIRAKVKVAKNKVAPPFRIAEFDILFGKGISTIGCLLDLAEETNIVARKGAWYSYEGDNIGQGRDNTITWLEQNTEAKEKIEKLVRQKLTEGSEVSSNSMRPLTTANRKAA
- a CDS encoding DUF2839 domain-containing protein, which codes for MGEARRRTSQGLPPRNKGGQNKNESQRILKWLPVTDQQRNQFINLTIRGGWIGIGALIFIWLIVRIVGPAAGWWVPADLRS
- a CDS encoding helicase, whose protein sequence is MLEAYAHNYLKNLLKKNSFAWPHNLTLSRLISRSLRRKDRSFIQLETSDMKQSWPGVLVPLCLHSSEVVLVLTTSQRQRLLSFELPRLKLEGLHLSSWEGPMPPTGNQLWLLDHLEFFKAFCEGHLHSKQLIIPEAELLSSRLRDCMSIKVCANHWDSLRRAHPSAASALIKLHERLTRKLFAHATCVDGTVRMDFSETVVLMDLVAVLGHAPSPWPEVVAAIRHGWASWAELDHKLLDWCWNLKPLEPLKDLHIVFERNSLVLLSLTKQNDFFLKQLEPFVGSFDVKVKLGDEFCQHQEPIQLFAPRRQPLPNTEYFAEHLLDQCRRLILGRKGITIILLDDYQLLRQLTSELAAEFGKRVILESTSPETNGVICCQSFWWMNFQDQLPIPEQLILGILPFPSLELPLTAARVDAYKRQGQDWFRDLLLPELLNLLPRLIWPVRKHHGRIAILDGRLRSRSWGERVLQSLEPWTPLERLLPD
- a CDS encoding prephenate/arogenate dehydrogenase is translated as MESESARLNQIGIVGLGLIGGSLGLDLQSLGYKVCGLVNRHETLERAKERGLAQLIDTDPEILSNCSMVILALPLSQIITPSQALISCLNPNSVVTDVGSVKTPVLNSWEKLHPRFVASHPMAGTSEAGVEAGQKGLFKDRPWIATPTEKTDLEALEEVRKVAVSLGSKWITADANRHDQAVALISHLPLLISATLLTTAGEGKKDKSDIELAKLLSSSGFTDTTRVGGGNPKLGVDITSHNSRQILDVLNSYQSSLKKLEGIIRLEQWEKLQEKLENAKAIRRDFLD
- the crtD gene encoding C-3',4' desaturase CrtD, translated to MTNEQVIVVGGGIAGLTASALLAHEGFNVILLESHYQTGGCAGTFKRGNYVFDVGATQIAGLEKGGIHERLFRYLDWPQPLGSILDPGCEVDLRDGSRPIKIWHDPVRWEIERNQQFPGSKRFWSLCSLIHQSNWSFAEKDTVLPVSDFWDFKQFISSVEPLTFLFGLLSRSSVSDLLWLCSCPQDQRLQKFLDLQLQLYSQEKADQTAALYGATVLQMAQAPRGLWHLQGSMKSLSDALESCLLRDGGKLLLRHKVTAIETISTTDSWIVDVVDGNGSTSQLVASDLVFTLPPQCLLGLTSGNSSLPTNYRDRIAKLPQPNGAIVFYGAISRQYLQEIHSNHYQFFVEDLGSLFLSISCEGDGRAPLGEATIIASAFTSVDFWASLDDQIYRKEKQVFLQKILKAIKSVFNIHPDDWLHKELATPRSFAKWTGRPQGIVGGLGQRPTTFGPFGLSSRSPVKGLWLCGDSIYPGEGTAGVSQSALMACRQLMATKGHPFRLPK
- a CDS encoding fructosamine kinase family protein, which translates into the protein MESYLLEQIIGSKGPLAGAKIKSITAVNGGSIHNAWRLNLNDNEKIFAKTTSIENFEMLQFEEIGLNTLSKYADKSLISLPVPICLQKLETHSILIMPWVNFSNGNKVNLGKGLALVHKTTSESSVGTFGWETNGFIGLGPQTGGWETNWGECFTSLRLIPQIKIAEKWGLKLIELTKLLTKIKSFLNRHNPSPSLVHGDLWQGNAGIDESGLGVIFDPAIWWADREVDIAMTKMFGGFSKEFYLGYEEVWPLPKLWMQRVDIYNLYHLLNHANIFGGIYPNQCIESIKKLNLVLKD
- a CDS encoding CAAD domain-containing protein, which codes for MSDFTPESNQDSTSTSTTTSPDTSPPGPSISERASDAMGKANEILGKVDWSQMGKYGKAAGIIAVVIVAQIIIKVVIDTINFFPILPGLLELLGVVVVGQWGWQNLTTSEKRTAVVDKVQDLRKEYLG